In Panicum virgatum strain AP13 chromosome 5K, P.virgatum_v5, whole genome shotgun sequence, the genomic window GATTGCAAGTGGATAATCAAGTTGCAATGGCTCGGATATTGCGCCATTTGTAACGGCCACCATCTCAATCGTCTGAACTGAGAGGTCGCGAACCGCGTGTGGCCATGCATGTACGACCACCAGACCATGGACTTCCTTCGAGACGTGCACTACCGTATCACGCCCATGTGCGTACCGGCGGTTTCCAGCTcaggtacgccgccgtgtcagGTCAACTGAAATTAGCTGGAGGCAAATACGGAGCCAGCCAACAACCGAAGCTACGAACCATCCATCCGCGGGGGAATGTTCGGCGGCGTACCAATCGGCGCATGCAAAGGCTGTCCGCAAGTCAGAAGTGTTCAGCGTACAAGACAAATGCCGTACGTACTTGGGTCCATGATTGTACTGTAATCCGCGCATCAATCCAGCATGCGCATGCTCTACACGATGGGAAGCAgctggattttttttattttcaaccttttttattaatattttaagtttaaccTGTATTAGGATTTTTTTCATGACATAGTCCGTTTGGTCGCGCCATCTCGCATGTCGCTACGGAAAGCCTCTGTagcgccagtgcatgtggcgtgACAGTGTTGCCACGCTGGCAGCCCGAGCCAGCGGTGTGCCGTGTCGGCGATGACATGGCCGTCCCTGTTGCGCcgcatgcactggcgcgacaagcctgtcgcgccatgcgggctggcgcgacaaggccaatGTCCTGGGCCCGCGCCGGCCTCTTGTCCCCCAccctccttttctttccctCACTCATCCCGACCAGAGCTGCTCCCAggcgtcgccgccggctgccgccccCCAGATCCCCCCCCCCAAATCCAGCGTTGGGGGAGTGGGGGGAAATATTCCCCACccttccccgaaggtattgcTCTTATTTTTTCCTCCTTTAACCATGCACATTTATAGATATTAGTGATTCTTGGTGATTAGGTTTTGGTTCTTGATTTGAGAAATAATGTCGTAATTGATAGTTTTGTCATGATTAGTGCTTTAGATGATGCGTAGATGGTACTCTGCTCTCgatttggacgtgaggtagtacgtgcatgtatcgattaatatgatttctagGATTGAGTAGTGGGGATGTTAATATGGGTTTTAGACATGGATACTAGGCACCGTGAAGAATTATTTTTGTAGATGATTTCTTTGTATAAGTGATGAAGGTACAAAGATTTCTTTTTTGTTGTAGATGGACGAATTAGTTCGGGTTTTTCACGGTGGTATGGTTAAGGAAAAATGGAGAGTTTGAGAATATGGTAGAGGATATCGAACTGTTGGATAGTCCTCCATTGTTAAAGGATTTGGTAGACCGGGTGGTTTCAAAACATTCATGTGGAATTGATGAAATATCTCTGAGGGGCAGATTTGATTGTGGTAAAGCTAGAGCACATTATGTTTTGATGACATTGGAATCGGAGATGCATTAGAGAAAGTACAAGGATATAGTAGCTCGTGCAAATATGGTTTGTTTGGAGGTGGTTGTTGAAATAACCAGtagaacaagattagaagaaccagttGGGAGAGTAGATGAAATTCCATTTCATATTGAGAATATGACTCAAGAGTCAACCTTTGTAGAAGATGTCCCAAATCCCACTTGTGCTTCGGATTACGATATGGCAGTCGCATCCGATCATTTGGGGCCATATACCTTCGAGGCATAGGATGACACGGGTGCTGCAGATGATGATGATATTTTTTTTAGGTTCGGAGGATAGTGAATACGATAGTAGTGATGAAGACGACGATGATGAAGACAACGGGGAAGAAGAACGGGAGGGTAATGGTGTTGAGGCCCAAGTAGAGCAGGAAAATGATGCCGGCGATGGTGCCAACGCAATTGATGAGCAAAAAGGTGGAGATGAGGAGTCTAGGGATGGGTGAAGTGTTCCAAGAACATTCTCGGCGGTGAAGTGTTTGAATCCCCTTTCGGCTCTAATCAAGCTAGGTAGAGTAACATCCCTAGCCATATACACGGTCAAAAGCTTGTCCACAATCTCACGGTCACCCCACTTGTCACCACCaagagatttgatttgatttgtgatTTTCTTCATGCGGTTGTACATCTCTTTCACGCCTTCATCCTTCATCCGGAATTTCACACCCAACTTCCACAACTTTCCAAAGATCCTTGTGGATTGCATTCATGTAACCGAACATCTTAGTTTTCCATTGATTATATCCGGTaccatcaaagaaaggtggcttGCCCATATGAATTGATGCATTGTGCTCACTAGGTAGAGAAAAAGTGTAATCATGAGCAACTCTTCGATAATCACCTTTGCCTTTTGATTTTGATGAGCTGCCCTTGTTTGAAGAGCGTGAGGCTCTTCTCTTGAAATCGGTGTCGGAGTCATCACTAGAATCAATGATAACTCGGGAGctagtcttcttcttcttttgctcCTTCTTATTTTTCCTCCATGCCTTCCACTCCTCataagacatctcatcatcggatgtctcttcttcactttctattccgccattctttttctttcccttcttgttgttgttggatggcTCTACATTCTTGTCTTTGTCTCTTTTGTCACTAGGATCACCTTTTTCACCTTCATTAACCGGAATCTCTTgattcttttcatcatccgacatcttgacctctccggacggttaagccctttgaatggagagccaagctctgataccaattgaaaggatcttaagatgcctagaggggggtgaataggcaatctacaatttaaaaacacttaacaaaagagtcagacacagactagcccggatactccgggtatattcccggatactccggatttggtggtccggactatccggagctatatccggagtctccgggtttgaaCAACCTGAAACGAAACAGCAAGTATCTCTGcaagaaaagtagatcgagctagataaagagtaccaggggtttcttaaggttgatatccaacaaacgaagttcactagaaactcgtgagtgagtagatcgagctcaaactctagaaaagaagtctcacaagcaaatgataatgaaatcaagtaaactaagaCAAAGGAGACAAGTATTTGTTTCCCAAAGTTCACACctgaaggtgctacgtctccgttgaggaagaattcgagagacggtgctcaagaacccctatgctcctctcccaagggcgagatcacctctcaagcccaaggttacttactatggattcctcagcgaggaatgaagattacaaacttcttgtgcagctcacaatcttggttgagcaatcacaagcacgcctagccgtctaggagcacaaggctccaagagtaacaaacttgaatccgcgggcttgaccaaaaccaagtgctcaagagatggaaatggggctcactagcactaatccttgctcttgcttgcttctcactcaaatccctcaagggaatcactcaagaatgaagaagggagagtgagggagctctttttggcttaggTATGAGTTCTGTTCGTCCAAAGTGGCAAGAGAGAGGGCTGAAGGGGTAtagagggggtatttatagtcttcagcccaaaaatagccgttgggcgaaagggtacccggagactccgggtatatgcccggagactccgggcaaccctgATTTTTCAGCCCGGAAACatcacccggacactccgggcaatgaggtccggagtatccggccctatacccggagtatccgggtaagaCAGGGAGAAACTTCGGTTTATGGCTCttttgagttgttttgtggctcacaatcgTTTgcataggttctcttgagcacaagatctaaatcaaaaacccttgaaccaagtccctcttgatagtacggcgttcctatactcaaatttcaaattcaaaatctaatttcttgagtaaacttgaacttcgctttttcatttccttttcgagggtcgtatatcgtcacttgattcacctatacatgttcaccacctgcacacatgctcaattacacgattaaatgcacatgtgttttgtcattaaccaccaaaacccactttaGGGTCTAGATCACTTTCACCCTCACAACGGAGTGTACAAGTATGTTTTACAAAGGGTGTTCTGGTGTTTTGCCCAATGTGCTGAAGCATTCCAACATTGCTGACATGTGATCCTCGTGGACGCCACATTCCTTACGGGTAAATATAAGGGGGCACTAATGATGGCCGTTGCCGTGGACCCTGATAGGCAACTAGTCCCTCTAGCATTTGCTTTGACCGAAGGAGAAAACAATGATAGCTGGTCTTGGTTTATGAAGCTAGTGTGGTGGTATGTGTTGGGCCCCTCCAGACAAATTTGTATGATATCTGACCGGCACCATGGTCTCCTAAACTGTGTTAAAGAGCACATGGATGGATTTCCACCTCTTGTGCATAGGTGGTGCATGCGACACTTTACAGCAAATATGTGGAGGcatcagaaaaagaaggaacTAATTGAAAAACTAAAGTTGTTGTGTTCAGTGCGCACGGAGAAAGCTTTTGAAGAAAAACTTGCAGATTTAGAGAAGGACATGAATGAGAGGGCGAAGGAGTGGTTGAAAGGTGAAATGGTAGACAAGGACAAATGTGCTCTTGCTTATGATGAAGGGGGGTTGGCGGTACGGTATCATGACCACAAACAATGCTGAGTCAGTGAACAATATATTCAAAGGTATTCAATCAAGACCTGTTGCTGGCATTGTAGAGTTCTCTTTTGAAAAGTTGAACGAGTACTTCGTCGATAGATGGGGGAAAGCTCGGAGTTTGTTGGATAAGGGTCAACAGTGGGGGCTAATAGCGCATGAACACCTTGACGATGCCGAGAATAGATCGGTGAACCAACTTGCAGCGCCGTACGGGCCTGAGAGAATGATTTATGGTGTTAGAGGAGCAGGAGGTACAAATATAGGAGGTGAGAGTCACGGAGGACGCCATTACATAGTGGACCTCAGATCTGGAGAGTGCACTTGCATGACTCCACAATTGTTACACCTTCCATGCTCGCACCTAATAATAGCATGTAGGGCCCGCAGACTTTGTTCCAAAAGCCCCACTTACTTGAGTCCGTACTACGCTCGGTCGAACACAATCAAAATATGGGAGCCTAGTTTTGAACCTTACCTCGATCCGTCTCAATGGCCGGAGTACAAGGGAGTAGAGTACGTGCCGGATGCGTCACTGTTGAAACCTAAGAAAGGAAGGAGGCGAAAGAAAAGGCTCAAAGGTGATATGGATGAGGCGCAAGGTCGGGCTAGTGCAGACTACGGAACCGGTGACTTTGATGAGAACAAGAGCCAAAACCGTTGCTCCAAGTGCCATAGATTTTGTTCTTAGTGCAAatgtaagaagaaaaagaaatcgaAACGGAAAAAAACGGCTGACCAAACCCTAAGTCGGAGAGGTAGACAAACAATAGGCCGAGAGGTACATTATATTGTGCATATTACGTGTTTGTAAAGTCATGTATCTTGAATTTAATATTATTTGTCTGAATATTGTTGGGACTAACGATGCTTTGTTTCTTCTATGCAGGATGGCTCATCCAATGTTCCCTCTCCTAGAGACCTTCTACGACTCCAAGCACCGCGCTCACGTACTAGCTGACGAGGGGGAAGTAAGTGGTCTTTATCAACTTATTAGTAGAGTTCTTTTGCAAATTGTCATTTATTAGTAGAGTTGTTTTATCATCCAATCCCTGAGATGGATGCACCCTATTTGTAAAACATTGCATACAACATTAACTCATACATACATATTGACACCCTATTTGTATGTTCCCATTTCAGGTGCTGTAGCCCCTACGTGCGCGTACTCACTCGCCTCTCCGGTGGGATGAGCGGTACGCGCCGTACCTTCGCTGGGCTGGGTTGCTGCCTCTGGCTCGAGTTGTGTGTGCTGGTCTGCCAGTGATGGATGCACCGCTTCTGACTGCTTTTGTTGACCGTTGGAAGCCGGAAACACAAACCTTCCATTTGCATTGCGGTGAAGTCTCCATCACTCTACAAGATGTGGCAATGATTCTTGGGCTGCCTCTGGAGGGAAATGCAGTCACTGACATCATATAGAGTGAGGGATGGAGAGATATGGTTGAGCAGCTGATTGGGGTTCGTCCACCAGAACCGCCAGAGGGAGTCAATGATAGGAAGACCTCAGGGGTGAGCTCGGCTTGGCTCAAGCAGAATTTCAACCATTGCCCCCAAGGAGCACCTGGGGAATTGGTAGAGGGCCATGCACGTGTTTGGTTGTGGCACCTCTTTGGAGGCTTCTTGTTTCCTGATGGTTCAGGCAACACTATATCATGGATGGTCCTTCCTATTCTTGGTCAGCAGTGGGAAAACATTACACAGTATAGCTGGGGGTCGGCCACACTTGCTTGGTTGTATCGACAACTTTGTGACGCATGTCGGTGGGTTGCTAGCGACTCGAACCTAGGAGGGTGTGCATACTTATTGCAAATTTGGATTTGGGAAAGGTTTCCAGTAGGTCGGCCCTACCGTGGAGAACTAGAGGTACGTATTACGATGTTTATGAAGGTTTGGTTAATGTCGCGAAAACTTGTTTTTTTAACACATTTGTGCTTTTTTTACAGCCTTGGCCGCACCATGACGAGCAATCGAGGCTGACAGTTGCTTATTGCTGGAAGAACGTGGGAGCTGTTAGAGGGGACCCTGCGCACCGCTACATGCACTACATGGATGACCTTGACTGTCTCACGCAAAATCAGGTAATGACTTGTGAAATACCTCCGAAGATGTACCAGACATGTTTTGTCCAAAGTAGTTGTCGTGATCACCCCTTTTGCAGATCTTTTGGACACCGTATGACAGAGACGAGCTCGAGCAGTTGGGCCTCAGCGACTTGTGCACACGAGATGAGGAATTATGGAGGAGTATTGTTCCTTTGATTTACTTCTTCACCATCGAGCTCCACCAGCCCCACCGCGTGAAGAGACAGTTCGGTAGACTGCAATACTTCCCCCCTGAAGCTATTTCGACCTCGCAAACTTTGCACAGGTGTCTGGTTTAATTTCCAACGCCCTTTGAATGACTATTGATTCACCACCGCGGCAACCCCTTATATTTCACAACCGTATTTGTGGCAGGATTGACAGGAAGAAAAGATACGCTAAAAATGACTGGCGTGTGAAACACGCGGTTCCTCTTGGACAGTGGGAGCAAAGGCAAAGGATGAACCCTGACTCTGGTCCGGCGCATAGGCACAATCATTACAAGGAGTATCTTCGTTGGCTACATTCAGTGTCAAGAGTTTCAATAAAACCTCCTCGGTCCACTGAACCTATAGAGGATCGCGAGGACACAGACGACGAAGATGACATCGTGGACGAGTATGATGAAATCACTCGCGCAGGAGTTCAGCCCGAGAGGGCCCCTTTGCAGAACTACATGGTATGACAAGCTCCTATAATTCCCTGTCGTACGTTGCAGTTGATGTTGCACTAACTGCTGTGTTTTAGGCACAACAACTCGGCCGCCTAGCTAACGAGGCCGGTGTCGCAATGGCACATGCAAGCCAAGGAGGAAATGGAGGGGGACACCTACGAGCGTTTGCCGAGGTTAGTTCTTTCGTACTAAATTGGAATACCTTCACATTCGGTTCAATATCTCGTAATAATCTTGGTTTTGCAAAACAGAGGGTCCGCCGGAGTTGCAAGCGGATGGCCGCAAAGCTAAATTGCATGGCTGCGCCGGACCAGGCTTTCGCACCTGGGGCACATGTTCCTGGAGGTTCTAGTGCGCATCACACCTCTTCGACCACAAGGACTCCAGTTCACTACGGCGCGGCGACGGCTAGAACTCCTTCGCGTTCGACATCGAGAACGAGCTCACGTGCCGCTTCTAGGGGAAAAGCTGTACAAGAGCCACATGACACGGACGAGTCCGACACGCAAAGCGACTCAAGAGATGAAGACCCGGACTTTGAGGTTCTTCGGATGTCACAGATGTTCGACGCTCATCCTGCCACGCAGACTCAGGGCGAATCCAGCCAGGTACATTTTACACTCATTCTTGACTGTATTTAGCAAAACAATATTGTTTCTTGCAGCACGAGTACGTACGAAAATGTGAAACGTGCAGGCCATGCAGACTTCGCACCCTCGACATCATCCACGTGACCGTTCCGATGTTGGTAGCGTCAATGTGTTGCCTACGGAGCCTGGACGAGCACGGAGGCACAACGACCCCTTCAGCCCACAGGAGCAACGTCATCGCCGCTGTTAGATGCTGTAGATGAAGGAGTAGCGACACCTTGTGTGCGTGTATCATTTGTGTTGACCTTGTCCAAACCTAGATACTTATTTTTGTGTGTCATGCACTCTTTGTATTCATGTTTATCTTGCACTATGAAACCTATGAATCGTGTTGACCTTGCACTATTCATGTGTTTGATGCAATGTTTGTAAGACTGTTGCACTCTAGCAATCTTTGTATTGACTATTAATGTGTTTGATGTAATGTATGAAACTTATGAACCACCGGCCAGCACTTGGTGCTTTCAGACAGCAGGCAGTTCTGCAGGGCGATTTGCTTTGCAGTCGCAGCTGGCAGTCGCAGCGAGGTTTCTTGGCTAAAACATTGACAAACCTGGGCTAATTGCTGTCGCGCCAACAAAACTGGCGCGACCAAACTGCACTGTCGCGCCCATGCAGATGGCACGTCAAAGCCTGACACAGATCTTATTCCCAGGTCTGTCGCGCCAACATCTCCGCTTGCCCAGAGTGGACTGTTTTCGCGAGTGGTTGGCGCGACAGAGGGCCTGTCGCGCCAACGACTCTGCATGCCCAGAGTGGGCTGTTTTCGCGAGTGCTTGGTGCGACAAAGGGCCTGTCGCGCCACTACAATTGGCGTGATAGGCCTCTTGTCGCGCCAACGACTCTGCATGCCCAGAGTGGGCAGTTTTCGCGAGTGTTTGGCGCGGCAGGCGCGACAACACTGCTATTGTGACTTCAACTACACTGCTATGTGTTGTTATTGAGCTTGAATGGTTGTTTGCTGTTTGCGGCAGTCTTCTCAGCTTTGCCCTGTTGGTCGTCAGTGCGCTTTTCAGTGTCTGATCATATCAAATTATTTCGCTTTGCACTGTTGATGGTTAGTGCGCTTTTCAGTGTCTGATCATATCAGGGAAACTTTTCAGTGTCTGATCATATCAAGGAAACTTTTCCGCTTTGCACTGTTGATGTTCAGTGCGTGTGACACCCCAGCCCAggacttaataggattaataggatactcataagaacaagttgcaactttttttctGGAAGCCAGTCTTGAAAGAACTCcgaagttaagcgtgcttgacccggagcaatttcgggatgggtgaccgagCGGGAAATACTTTCCGGGTGTGCACGAGCGatgacaaagtgtgcagaaaagacatgtgttggttTGTGAGGATAGTCTGTGTCCTACttaagctgccagatgtaagcgggcccggccttggagaggcgggacgttacagaatggtatcagagccgactctcgcggtttcacagGCACGTACGGGCATaagtgtggcggaaccacccaaaactactgggcccgggtgcactgatctttgttgctaagcaactctgacccaaattggcactcaccggtagttcctcgagtgaagcctcgattaaagccacgctattccaggatcaccagacaacactcacacgaaggtgagcccagagattacaacacagaacatttcatacatctcagagtgattgcagcggaaaggaaatttattacaaaccaggttcagaatagtatagtactacagagttccatctactcaaattattccagtctcattgttcagcggaagtagtaaaagataactagcgagataacgtgacgcatcgattaagcccgtacgaaagcgtcactcagcgggagggtggtcagcaccagctgaagggccatcccactctacagaccaacccagaggcaaggtacacggccaagtaaggcttgcaaacagatcctcgaagttagtacctgaaaaacagtgccacaagcaaggctgagtatactaatactcagcaagactgacccgtctccggatataacatagtccgataactagacatgcaaggctttttggttggtggggtttgttttgcaaaaaaaaaatgccgcTAAATGTTGAtgcttactttcaggttttacttagccatattctagttggattaaccattctaaaatttgcaactaactctacaaaatatggtagagcaaccatttaatcaaccagcagtattatcatcatcatgttccacttgttactctgtgtgaccgaaaactttaagcaatctcatgccgtgagaggcggacgattctgaatcgaatttcaacctggctaggggaacctagaccacacgcatggggatcgacttcgcttccgcccacgctacagttcccctttctttccagtccatggatccgggtcaccctccccgactacagagcccaaCGTCTCtgtacccgtacgtcgcgacaaaaataagACCTACTCTACTAGGAGGGTGaagggtcgttccactcgccggtccaatcaggtacttaagcttaccgattaacatatttctcggcatgtggctagtactttcaaacgcttaacgaaatgagccacacaccgcgaccttagccatttttgactacaccagcggggtatcacaactacacaacccgcccgttgtccttatatttcagcaggaattaaagtcagtaaaattcctatttgctcgcgagaggcagaaaacccctcgacttctaccgtacctaattagcatggcaactagtcgatgaaaagatccggtatcaaacataggtacctagggatcaagCATCTAAGGTTTtagatcaacgcctagaaaacttaaatgcataaagaaactattacaacacattaAGTAGATAAATGAATAATAACTTGAAAAATAGGGCATAATgcatcggggcttgccttcttgggcactgtcaggcagaaaagcctctggggcttggcccaggtcttgagacaagttagcacagttcaaattgacctcctgatccacacgagagtccgcgggcaccaactcgtagtcaccgtccgcgagattgaccgcttctatatgcaatgcgagattatgagttattcatggataacgacttctttccttcacgataaagttgtagttcaacaaaagttgatttagtgatgatttcacatttaatttcatgggcagtcatttatagagtagtttctaATTTCACTTTTCTTCATAAAAGAGttgtgtggtttggttctcatttttatcattataacacctagcatgctttcattatttcataataACAAAACTactaatgagctagtgatgaacaactaagtaacacagatccaaacttaagcatgtatggtataaatttcagattctaaccataaagcaattgcCACAACTATTTATGCAAGTGGAGTACTccagttgcttcacctttttgcacagaacgtttGATATtgtttctggtgctacaaattttatgtaagcatctaccaagcatctactTAGTACTGTAATttatccagattttattcacttatacagcagaggtgacaaaaagaacaaaaacagcaagccattaactaagattaattatACAGAGAGTTACattagggatatggttctcaaattctTACCAGAGTCTATTCATAAGcaaaacatactccagaaaaattatcaagctttatatccaccagataaattagttatacgattaatttaacatgagttagcataaatttctcacagATCAAATGACCAGTAatgcatgtgaactttttattacagacaGACCATACTCTACACAAGAACATGTCAAAATATCATGATGAGATATGGTGTattttactcagaacaaaaatggtaaaactagccatgagatgctaagcatgatttttaactagagaaaaactcagtaactgcagctcaaaatttttaggcaaGACCACAGAACTAAAgttagacttcagaaataaaaatagatttttctgagtAAAACAACTATATATAATGAATTAAGTTTATTACACaatcataaaacatggtatatagaaatgaaactctaataaatctgaaaaaaAATTTAACAAGGTTTCAGTTACATATGTACGctgtaaaaattccagagcaagttcatgtatatatcttccagtattaaatctagaaggccaacaatagattagagaatcttgattgttccaacaagaTAAATGTTAGGGTTGGGTGccatatttttactgtgatcttaaaattccagtagtgataacatattaaaaaatcaaggtcagttgttgagtagaacttcctgaacatggatagggtgattttcttattctttttcccagattaaatttggttgcgtttctgcagatgtgactgttacaaaatttgtagatcttgttacaaggattccagatcagttgattttacatttttacgatttttctgtgatttattttgcattttagaagtttacTGCCATacactggaattcttgcaaacacacccttgaacgaaaaaaagaaattacaacgggcccttcgccggccttctccgccgtggcatcttgccggtggtgttctgctaggcagggcttaccggggctgccacagggaggcgcgtgggagagtagagatcgaggaacacctaccctggtcggcgttcgaggGTTCGGTGCACGgaatcgagctcgtcggcgtcaatggcggagcggatgttcgggtcgccggcgttgtaggtgaaggagggctcggggtaggagaacagggcgcgcacgagcaccacgagagcttgaggatgcgcctggggtagctgtcgtgctcggtctccctcTAGGCTgaccggtccgcggtgagcccgagctcgccggcggcggcgcaaaaggggaacggcgtcgggaaagggagtgggttcgattccgcgcgggTGGAGCTCAACTGGAGGGTGGAGAAGCTTGTGGGGTGGTCGGATGGAGCAATGCAGGGCTGGGGTGgctggtccgcgcgagctagatctcgccggccatggcggagcggcgggaggaggaagaaggagaagaagccgcgcaacggcggggctctgggggtctttataagCCAGAGAGCACCTGGGCGAGTGGGGTAGcgtctgggggcggtcgatttggccctgggcgactcgacggcgagcgggcggagcgggcagcgggcgctgcgcatggcgggggtggcgtggcggctcggggaagTGTCTGGGACGTGTGTGCgcgtggggaggtgccaaggggcaagccaggtggcgctggagggTTCCCTGGTCCACTTGGCcacgggcgcgcggtggacgaagtccaccggcggcgtacggcgggcg contains:
- the LOC120707610 gene encoding serine/threonine-protein phosphatase 7 long form homolog yields the protein MVEQLIGVRPPEPPEGVNDRKTSGVSSAWLKQNFNHCPQGAPGELVEGHARVWLWHLFGGFLFPDGSGNTISWMVLPILGQQWENITQYSWGSATLAWLYRQLCDACRWVASDSNLGGCAYLLQIWIWERFPVGRPYRGELEPWPHHDEQSRLTVAYCWKNVGAVRGDPAHRYMHYMDDLDCLTQNQIFWTPYDRDELEQLGLSDLCTRDEELWRSIVPLIYFFTIELHQPHRVKRQFGRLQYFPPEAISTSQTLHRIDRKKRYAKNDWRVKHAVPLGQWEQRQRMNPDSGPAHRHNHYKEYLRWLHSVSRVSIKPPRSTEPIEDREDTDDEDDIVDEYDEITRAGVQPERAPLQNYMAQQLGRLANEAGVAMAHASQGGNGGGHLRAFAERVRRSCKRMAAKLNCMAAPDQAFAPGAHVPGGSSAHHTSSTTRTPVHYGAATARTPSRSTSRTSSRAASRGKAVQEPHDTDESDTQSDSRDEDPDFEVLRMSQMFDAHPATQTQGESSQAMQTSHPRHHPRDRSDVGSVNVLPTEPGRARRHNDPFSPQEQRHRRC